One Natrinema longum genomic window, GGTCGCGCCACCGACGCTCGAGAGGACGCGCCGAACTGTCGCCGGCGGGACGCGGTCGGCGACCAACCGCACCACGAGCCGCCGAAGGAACGACCAGTTCGGCGCGTCGATGCCGACCAGGTCGGCGTCGGGTGCGGCACGGATCGCCGCGCTCATCTCGCCACCGAACCGCGGCGATGGCGAGTCGTCGGCATCGCCGTTGTGTGCATAGACGCGGTACAGCGGCATCGCGACGGGTGGCAATTCGAGTGCGAGCGTTTCCGGCTCGACGTGCTCGAGGACGCGTTCGACGCGTGCGACGCTTGCGGGATGGTCGTGGACGACGCCGAGGAGAACGAGGTCGCCGGTCTCGCCGGAGAGTCGACGGCAGAACTGCGGTGTGATTCGGGGATCGTCGAACGATTCGGTGACGGACGGTGGCTCGTCCATTGCTCGAATGGTAATACGCGACTACCGGCATAACCCTTCTGTTGGGTTTACTCGAGTCCGAGTCAGTAACAATATACTACCGCGACGAAGCCAGTTTCAGCCGAACAAACCGACGATTATCGAACTGAAACCGACCGCCGCTGACGCGACACGGCTCGAACGCGTCGGACGACCGTTCGCTACATCCACTAATATAAAAGCACCGTATCGCCGATCGACTGAGAACGATTGACGATCGGATCGAGCGAACGGAAACCGTCGTGATTGCCGCGCACTGTGGCGGTTTCTTGTTTCTCACCGACCGACAGACACCCGCTGTGGTCTGTCGAGATTCAGCAAACTTTATGTAGAAGCACAATCAATCATCCGCTCGACTATGAGTCAGCGAATGCAGCAGGGCCAGCCGATGATCGTAATGAGCGAGGACTCCCAGCGCGTCAAGGACAAGGACGCGCAGGATTACAACATCAGCGCCGCCCGTGCGGTCGCTGAAGCAGTTCGCTCCACACTCGGACCGAAGGGCATGGACAAGATGCTCGTCGACTCCATGGGATCGGTGACGATCACCAACGACGGCGTCACCATCCTCAAGGAGATGGACATCGACAACCCGACGGCCGAGATGATCATCGAGGTCGCCGAGACCCAGGAGGACGAAGCGGGCGACGGCACCACGACGGCCGTCGCGATCGCCGGCGAACTCCTCAAGAACGCCGAGGACCTCCTCGAGCAGGACATCCACCCGACGGCGATCATCAAGGGCTTCCACCTCGCGAGCGAGCAGGCCCGCGAGGAGATCGACGACATCGCGACCGACATCGACACCGACGACGAAGAACTGCTGCGCAAAACGGCGGAAACCTCGATGACCGGCAAGGGCACCGAGGTCAACAAGGAGTATCTCGCCCAGCTGATCGTCGAAGCCATCCGTCAGGTCACCGTCGAAGACGAGAACGGCGACAACGTCGTCGACCTCGAGTTCCTCAACATCGAGACCCAGACCGGCCGCAGCGCCGGCGAATCCGACCTCCTCGAAGGGGGCATCATCGACAAGGACCCCACCCACGACAACATGCCCACCGAGGCGACGGACGCCGACATCCTGCTGCTCAACGAGGCCATCGAGGTCGAGGAGACCGACGTCGACACCGAAGTCTCCGTCACCGACCCCGATCAGCTCCAGAAGTTCCTCGACCGCGAGGAGAAACAGCTCCGCGAGAAGGTCGATACGATCGCCGACCTCGGCGCGGACGTCGTCTTCTGCCAGAAGGGCATCGACGACCTCGCCCAGCACTACCTCGCCAAGGAAGGCATCCTCGCAGTCCGCCGTGCCAAGAAGTCCGACCTCGAGTTCCTCCAAGAGGTCGTCGGCGCGTCGATCGTCTCCGACCTCGAGAGCGCGACCGCCGAGGACCTCGGCTTCGGTGACGTCACCCGCGACGAGGAGGACGAACTCTTCTACGTCGAGGGCGAGGACGCCCACGGCGTCACGCTCCTGCTTCGGGGCTCGACCGACCACGTCGTCGACGAACTCGAGCGCGGCGTCAACGACGCGCTCGACGTCGTCGCACAGACCGTCTCCGACGGCCGCGTGCTGGCCGGCGGCGGTGCGATCGAAGTCGAGCTCGCCGGTCGCCTGCGCGACTACGCCGACTCCGTCTCCGGCCGCGAGCAGCTGGCCGTCGAAGCCTTCGCCGACTCGCTCGAGCTCGTCCCGCGCGTCCTCGCCGGGAACGCGGGACTGGACTCGATCGACACGCTCGTCGACCTGCGTGCGGCCCACGACGACGGCCAGATCACGGCCGGTCTGAACGTCTTCTCGGGCGACGTCGAGGACACCTTCGAGGCCGGCGTCGTCGAACCGGCCCACGCCAAGGAACAGGCCGTCACCTCCGCCGCCGAAGCGGCCAACCTCGTGCTCAAAATCGACGACATCATCTCCGCCGGTGACCTGTCGACCGACAAGGGCGACGACGAGGAAGGCGGCCCCGGCGGCGCGCCCGGCGGCATGGGCGGCATGGGCGGCGGCATGGGCGGCATGATGTGAGACTAAATTTTGCTCTGCGAGCGCGGCGAAGCCGCGCTCTCGGCAAAATTTAGTATAAAAGCACTCCCCCTTCCGTTCCGACCCGCTACGCGGGTCTCCACATCAGTCGTCGGCCCGCTCGCTCACTGATTCGCG contains:
- the thsB gene encoding thermosome subunit beta, translated to MSQRMQQGQPMIVMSEDSQRVKDKDAQDYNISAARAVAEAVRSTLGPKGMDKMLVDSMGSVTITNDGVTILKEMDIDNPTAEMIIEVAETQEDEAGDGTTTAVAIAGELLKNAEDLLEQDIHPTAIIKGFHLASEQAREEIDDIATDIDTDDEELLRKTAETSMTGKGTEVNKEYLAQLIVEAIRQVTVEDENGDNVVDLEFLNIETQTGRSAGESDLLEGGIIDKDPTHDNMPTEATDADILLLNEAIEVEETDVDTEVSVTDPDQLQKFLDREEKQLREKVDTIADLGADVVFCQKGIDDLAQHYLAKEGILAVRRAKKSDLEFLQEVVGASIVSDLESATAEDLGFGDVTRDEEDELFYVEGEDAHGVTLLLRGSTDHVVDELERGVNDALDVVAQTVSDGRVLAGGGAIEVELAGRLRDYADSVSGREQLAVEAFADSLELVPRVLAGNAGLDSIDTLVDLRAAHDDGQITAGLNVFSGDVEDTFEAGVVEPAHAKEQAVTSAAEAANLVLKIDDIISAGDLSTDKGDDEEGGPGGAPGGMGGMGGGMGGMM